Proteins encoded together in one Anguilla anguilla isolate fAngAng1 chromosome 9, fAngAng1.pri, whole genome shotgun sequence window:
- the LOC118235115 gene encoding glucose-6-phosphate exchanger SLC37A4-like produces the protein MGATGYGYYRVSIFLAMFVGYTLYYFNRKTFSFVMPSVMDEIELDKDDLGLITSSQTLAYAISKFISGVLSDQMSARWLFSLGLFAVGAVNVVFSWSSTVPLFAGLWFVNGLGQGLGWPPCGKVLRKWYEPSQFGTWWAVLSCSMNLAGGLGPIVAAVMAHSYSWRTTLSYSGMVCMAISVLCLLFIKNEPADVGLPNIQPAAKKGKGGSSQESTLKEFLLSPYLWLLSMAFLMVFGVKTACTDWGQLFLIQEKGQSVLMGSSYMSALEIGGLVGSVAAGYLSDKAVARQGLRSHGNPRHGLLISMMVGMYVSMYLFRVTVSPDTKEVPIWMEALHPFSVLTGLSEQEIWILSLGALFGFSSCGPIALIGVIASESAPSNYCGTSHAIVALMANVGGFLAGLPFSTIAKHHSWDMAFWVAEVVCAVTTVGFFLLRNIRTKMGAVPEKID, from the exons ATGGGTGCGACAGGCTACGGGTACTACCGCGTCAGCATCTTCCTGGCCATGTTTGTGGGCTACACCCTGTACTACTTCAACAGGAAGACCTTTTCCTTCGTCATGCCCTCGGTGATGGATGAGATCGAGCTCGACAAGGATGACTTGG gccTCATCACCAGCAGCCAGACTCTGGCCTACGCCATCAGTAAGTTCATCAGCGGCGTGCTGTCCGACCAGATGAGCGCCCGCTGGCTGTTCTCCCTCGGTCTCTTCGCGGTGGGCGCCGTCAACGTGGTCTTCTCCTGGTCCTCCACCGTGCCCCTGTTCGCCGGGCTGTGGTTCGTCAACGGGCTGGGCCAGGGCCTGGGGTGGCCCCCCTGCGGGAAGGTGCTGCGCAAG TGGTACGAGCCGTCCCAATTCGGAACATGGTGGGCGGTACTGTCCTGCAGCATGAACCTGGCGGGGGGGCTGGGACCCATCGTCGCCGCGGTGATGGCCCACAGCTACAGCTGGAGGACCACGCTGTCCTACTCCGGGATGGTCTGCATGGCCATCTCCGtcctctgcctcctcttcatcaAGAACGAGCCGGCCGACGTGGGCCTGCCCAACATCCAGCCCGCGGCCAAGAAGGGCAAAGGAG GTTCCAGTCAGGAGAGCACGCTGAAAGAGTTCCTCCTGTCCCCCTACCTGTGGCTGCTCTCCATGGCCTTCCTCATGGTGTTCGGCGTGAAGACGGCCTGCACCGACTGGGGCCAGCTCTTCCTCATACAGGAGAAGGGCCAGTCCGTTCTCATGG GCAGCTCCTACATGAGTGCGCTGGAGATCGGGGGGCTGGTGGGTAGCGTCGCCGCGGGATACCTGTCCGACAAGGCTGTCGCCCGG CAAGGACTGCGTAGCCACGGCAACCCTCGCCACGGCCTCCTCATCTCCATGATGGTTGGGATGTACGTGTCCATGTACCTCTTCCGGGTCACCGTCAGTCCAGACACAAAG GAAGTTCCCATTTGGATGGAGGCACTTCACCCTTTCTCTGTCCTCACGGGTTTATCGGAACAAGAG ATCTGGATTCTCTCTCTGGGAGCCCTTTTTGGTTTCTCATCCTGTGGACCAATCGCATTGATCGGTGTGATAGCCAGTGAGAGTGCACCTTCAAACTACTGTGGGACATCACACGCTATTGTTGCCCTGATGGCAAATG TTGGTGGCTTCCTTGCTGGGCTGCCGTTCAGCACCATTGCCAAGCACCACAGCTGGGACATGGCTTTCTGGGTAGCGGAGGTGGTCTGCGCCGTGACGACCGTCGGCTTCTTCCTGCTCCGGAACATCCGCACCAAGATGGGGGCCGTGCCCGAGAAGATCGACTGA
- the LOC118235103 gene encoding 40S ribosomal protein S25-like, whose amino-acid sequence MPAKDDKKKKDSGKSKKDKDPVNKSGGKAKKKKWSKGKVRDKLNNLVLFDKATYDKLYKEVPNYKLITPAVVSERLKIRGSLARAALQELLLKGMIKLVSKHRAQIIYTRNTKGGDEAVPEKEA is encoded by the exons ATG CCTGCCAAGGAcgacaagaagaagaaggattCGGGCAAGTCCAAAAAGGACAAGGACCCCGTCAACAAGTCCGGAGGCAAAGCCAAGAAGAAG AAGTGGTCCAAGGGAAAGGTGAGGGACAAGCTCAACAACTTGGTCCTCTTCGACAAGGCCACCTATGACAAGCTGTACAAGGAAGTGCCCAACTACAAACTCATCACACCGGCCGTGGTGTCCGAGAGGCTGAAGATCAGGGGTTCCCTGGCCAGAGCTGCCCTCCAAGAGCTGCTTCTCAAAG GCATGATCAAGCTTGTGTcaaagcacagagcacagatcaTCTACACCAGAAACACCAAGGGTGGAGACGAAGCTGTTCCTGAGAAGGAGGCATAG
- the LOC118235300 gene encoding gamma-sarcoglycan-like, whose protein sequence is MPERDSRSAPMVRARRSASVDDAVPSSEFTMAQEECDSLTRHSGVLDTGGRCAFKFGIGGWRKSCLHLVLLLLLAVLVLNFALTIWIFRVIHLNTEGMGLLKVTSQGVSLQGVSELLSSIYAQEIHSREDTPLHVHSSQNVTLSARDGKGGAMGSLTVAPRMVKAYAEFLQVKSDKGKLILSADDSRVAVGAEKLRVTGPDGALFEHSIETPLIRSANFEDLRLESPTRSLSMDAPKGVSVHAVAGGAEAVSNMDIVLLSRDGMLVLDAGTVRLPKLPLGTGGKRGATRGLYEVCMCPDGRLYASAAGAGSTCHENSQDC, encoded by the exons ATGCCCGAGAGAGACTCAAGGAGTGCGCCGATGGTGCGCGCGAGACGGAGTGCTTCCGTGGATGATGCCGTTCCCAGCTCAGAGTTCACG ATGGCGCAGGAGGAATGTGACAGCCTCACTCGGCACTCAGGTGTCCTTGACACGGGCGGACGGTGTGCGTTCAAGTTCGGGATCGGGGGCTGGCGGAAAAGCTGCCTCCACCTTGTGCTTTTGCTCCTGCTCGCCGTCCTGGTGTTGAACTTTGCTCTGACCATCTGGATCTTTAGAGTGATCCACCTCAACACA GAGGGTATGGGGCTTCtgaaagtgacatcacagggggTGAGTCTCCAAGGAGTGTCAGAACTCCTCTCCTCCATCTACGCCCAGGAAATTCACTCCAGAGAG gACACCCCACTTCACGTGCACTCGTCCCAAAATGTGACACTCAGTGCCCGTGATGGAAAAGGGGGGGCAATGGGTAGCCTTACTGTGG CTCCACGGATGGTGAAGGCCTACGCTGAGTTCCTCCAGGTGAAGTCGGACAAGGGCAAGTTGATTCTCTCTGCAGATGACAGTCGGGTGGCGGTGGGGGCAGAGAAACTTCGAGTCACAG GGCCTGATGGTGCTCTGTTTGAGCACTCGATAGAGACACCTCTGATTAGATCAGCAAACTTTGAGGATTTACG GTTGGAGTCTCCCACTCGTTCCCTGAGCATGGACGCTCCTAAAGGAGTCAGCGTCCACGCTGTGGCAGGAGGTGCGGAGGCCGTGTCCAACATGGACATCGTGCTGCTCTCCAGGGACGGAATG CTGGTGCTGGATGCTGGGACCGTGCGACTGCCCAAACTTCCCCTGGGCACCGGGGGGAAAAGAGGAGCCACCCGGGGACTGTACGAAGTCTGCATGTGTCCCGACGGAAGGCTGTACGCGTCTGCAGCCGGCGCGGGCTCCACGTGCCACGAGAACAGCCAGGACTGTTAG